The Paeniglutamicibacter sulfureus genome includes a region encoding these proteins:
- a CDS encoding MFS transporter → MTVSRKTLLIPESTRTRAQRRVVFTLSASQLLSGVGNGAGLAIGSLMAVELTGSNAFAGAATTAISVAGALSALPLAALAVKRGRRVALSFGYFLAGLGAVGMMLAPVLESFAVLMLGAALLGVGSAANLQARFAATDLAEDATRGRDLGLVVWAITIGAVAGPNLIGPGAVLGQGLGLPPMSGPFLFSLAGMVLAILVLNIGLRPDPIDLARAWEAADGIAPHPPAVGRRRGSLATGLVAVRESPGAALGISTIVVAHLVMVGVMSMTPVHLKDLAAIPGHEMHGGTADILVVIGFVISLHIAGMYALSPLVGSLADRIGQPRMMLAGQGVLVAAVLVAGLGADSRAAVTTGLVLLGLGWSMCTVSGSAFLASRVERGRRVLVQGVSDTLMGAAGALGAAGSGLLLAWLGYAGLGYLCLGFILLVAVFCVREVARA, encoded by the coding sequence GTGACTGTATCCCGGAAAACCCTGCTCATCCCCGAGTCAACGCGCACCAGGGCGCAGCGCCGCGTGGTCTTCACGCTTTCCGCCTCCCAGCTGCTGTCCGGCGTGGGAAACGGCGCGGGGCTGGCCATCGGGTCGCTCATGGCCGTGGAGCTGACCGGGTCCAACGCCTTCGCCGGTGCGGCCACCACCGCGATCTCTGTCGCGGGCGCGCTCAGCGCCCTGCCGCTGGCGGCCCTCGCGGTGAAGCGCGGCCGCCGCGTGGCGCTGTCCTTCGGCTACTTCCTGGCCGGGCTGGGCGCCGTCGGCATGATGCTGGCCCCGGTGCTGGAGAGCTTCGCTGTGCTGATGCTCGGGGCTGCGCTGCTGGGCGTGGGGTCCGCGGCAAACCTGCAGGCCCGCTTTGCCGCCACCGACCTTGCCGAAGACGCCACCCGCGGTCGCGATCTGGGTCTGGTGGTCTGGGCCATCACGATCGGAGCGGTTGCCGGCCCGAACCTCATTGGACCGGGAGCAGTGCTGGGCCAGGGCCTGGGGCTGCCGCCGATGAGCGGGCCGTTCCTCTTCTCGCTTGCCGGAATGGTCCTGGCCATCCTGGTGCTGAACATCGGGCTGCGCCCGGACCCCATCGACCTGGCCCGCGCCTGGGAGGCCGCCGACGGCATTGCCCCGCACCCGCCGGCGGTGGGCCGCCGACGCGGATCGCTGGCCACCGGGCTGGTGGCGGTGCGGGAATCGCCGGGGGCGGCCCTGGGCATCTCCACCATCGTGGTGGCGCACCTGGTGATGGTGGGCGTCATGTCGATGACCCCGGTGCACCTCAAGGATCTTGCCGCCATCCCGGGGCACGAAATGCACGGGGGCACCGCCGACATCCTGGTGGTCATCGGGTTCGTGATCTCGCTCCACATCGCCGGCATGTATGCGCTCTCCCCGCTCGTCGGCTCACTGGCCGATAGGATCGGGCAGCCGCGGATGATGCTGGCGGGCCAGGGCGTGCTGGTGGCGGCGGTGCTGGTCGCCGGGCTGGGTGCCGACTCGCGGGCAGCGGTCACCACCGGCCTGGTGCTGCTGGGCCTGGGCTGGTCCATGTGCACCGTTTCCGGCTCCGCGTTCCTGGCCTCGCGGGTGGAGCGCGGACGCCGCGTGCTGGTCCAGGGTGTTTCCGACACCCTCATGGGTGCCGCCGGGGCATTGGGCGCCGCCGGTTCCGGATTGTTGCTGGCGTGGCTGGGCTACGCCGGGCTCGGCTACCTGTGCCTGGGCTTCATCCTGCTGGTTGCCGTCTTCTGCGTGCGCGAGGTTGCGCGGGCCTAG
- a CDS encoding TerC family protein, with amino-acid sequence MSLQFEIISLSALCIILLLDLLYVVKKPHEPSMKESGLWVGFYVTLALIFGAVVWWQAGPDIGQQFIAGWVTEYSLSIDNLFVFIIIMARFSVPRKYQQEVLMFGIIIALILRGIFIILGAAVIENYSWVFYIFGAFLLWTAWKQATDKGEDESEGANNGLVYKMTKNLPISKEYDGNKLRTVVDGKKMFTPMVMVFVTIGMTDLLFAVDSIPAIFGLTQSPFIVFTANLFALMGLRQLYFLLGGLMDRLIYLKHALSIILAFIGVKLVFHAMHVNELSFINGGRHIEWVPDISITVSLVVILGTIVIATVASLLSPAGRRAAEEHKAAKAEQAIEDANNDSK; translated from the coding sequence TTGTCACTGCAGTTTGAGATTATTTCTCTTTCCGCATTGTGCATCATTCTTCTGCTTGACCTGCTTTATGTGGTCAAGAAACCACACGAACCCTCGATGAAGGAATCCGGCCTGTGGGTCGGTTTCTATGTCACCCTGGCCCTGATCTTCGGCGCCGTTGTCTGGTGGCAGGCGGGCCCGGACATCGGCCAGCAATTCATTGCCGGCTGGGTCACCGAATACTCGCTGAGCATCGACAACCTCTTCGTGTTCATCATCATCATGGCCCGCTTCTCGGTTCCGCGTAAATACCAGCAGGAAGTGTTGATGTTCGGCATCATCATCGCCCTGATCCTGCGCGGCATCTTCATCATTCTCGGTGCAGCTGTCATCGAAAACTACTCGTGGGTCTTCTACATCTTCGGTGCGTTCCTGCTCTGGACAGCCTGGAAGCAGGCCACCGACAAGGGCGAGGACGAGTCCGAGGGCGCCAACAACGGCCTGGTCTACAAGATGACCAAGAACCTGCCGATCTCCAAGGAATACGACGGCAACAAGCTGCGCACCGTCGTCGACGGCAAGAAGATGTTCACCCCGATGGTCATGGTCTTCGTGACGATCGGCATGACCGACCTGCTCTTCGCCGTGGACTCGATCCCGGCCATCTTCGGCCTGACCCAGTCGCCGTTCATCGTCTTCACCGCGAACCTGTTCGCGCTGATGGGCCTGCGCCAGCTGTACTTCCTGCTCGGTGGCCTGATGGACCGCTTGATCTACCTCAAGCACGCGCTGTCGATCATCCTGGCCTTCATCGGCGTCAAGCTGGTCTTCCACGCGATGCACGTCAACGAGCTCTCCTTCATCAACGGTGGCCGTCACATCGAGTGGGTGCCGGATATCTCGATCACCGTCTCGCTGGTGGTCATCCTGGGCACCATCGTGATTGCCACGGTTGCCTCGCTGCTTTCCCCGGCCGGCCGCCGCGCCGCCGAGGAGCACAAGGCAGCAAAGGCAGAACAGGCAATAGAGGACGCCAACAACGACTCCAAGTAG